The following are encoded together in the Verrucomicrobiia bacterium genome:
- a CDS encoding MFS transporter — MTVENPTKMPAGVGNAYLFQVFNTVSFTIVLATPMILYFKRLGASATVLGIVLALPQLMNILQIPAARFVESMGYRAFVLRGWTLRAAFILAMAGVALLPEKFNSLTRIALMLFLLFAYNASRGISLCGFLPWITQWIPEEVRGRYVSRDQMSSALATLGTMILAAFYLRPPETNYAYGLLFFASFVTAIISLWFLRRIPDVPVPPSSENHERVPYKEMLLHPPFFRLLVYNAVFLVAQAGSGVFWIPFLRDSFAATDSLILGMMVLSSAVSVICLWAFGHLVDRVGSRPLLGLSTLIFVLHLSCWCSVAARILPFTFPTIFVIQFTAAISISLFNLANTRLVMATVPPMGRSHFFALYTVVTSLVLGVFPVLWGILLDTLAGWEASWSQWQWNQYSVSYAAAAIITVVALVFRNRLSEPRAMTTDAFLRELFIETPSRAVSRLLARRPPS; from the coding sequence GTGACGGTCGAGAACCCAACAAAGATGCCCGCCGGGGTGGGGAATGCGTATTTGTTCCAGGTGTTCAATACGGTGTCGTTTACCATCGTGTTGGCCACGCCGATGATCCTCTATTTCAAGAGGCTCGGCGCATCGGCCACGGTGCTGGGAATCGTGCTGGCGTTGCCGCAACTGATGAATATCCTGCAGATTCCCGCCGCGCGGTTCGTAGAGAGCATGGGTTATCGGGCGTTTGTGCTGCGCGGCTGGACGTTGCGGGCGGCGTTTATTTTAGCGATGGCGGGCGTGGCGCTGTTGCCGGAAAAGTTCAATTCCCTCACACGCATTGCACTGATGTTGTTTCTGTTGTTCGCCTACAACGCGTCACGGGGCATTTCGTTGTGCGGCTTTCTGCCGTGGATCACGCAATGGATACCCGAGGAAGTGCGGGGGCGTTATGTTTCGCGCGACCAAATGTCCAGTGCGCTGGCGACTCTGGGTACGATGATCCTTGCCGCGTTCTATTTGCGTCCACCAGAAACCAATTATGCGTACGGGCTGTTATTCTTTGCCAGTTTCGTCACTGCGATCATCAGTCTCTGGTTTTTGCGTCGCATTCCCGACGTCCCTGTGCCGCCGTCCTCCGAGAACCACGAAAGGGTGCCCTACAAGGAAATGCTCCTTCACCCACCGTTCTTCAGATTGCTCGTGTACAATGCCGTCTTCCTGGTCGCCCAAGCGGGTAGCGGCGTGTTTTGGATCCCGTTTCTTCGCGATTCCTTCGCGGCAACCGACTCACTAATTTTGGGCATGATGGTGTTGTCGAGCGCGGTGTCCGTCATTTGCTTGTGGGCATTTGGTCATCTTGTGGATCGGGTAGGGAGCCGTCCGCTCCTGGGTCTGTCGACGCTGATTTTCGTCCTGCACCTGAGTTGCTGGTGTTCGGTGGCTGCGCGGATCCTGCCATTTACATTCCCGACGATTTTCGTGATCCAGTTCACCGCCGCAATCAGCATCTCGCTTTTCAACCTCGCGAATACACGGCTGGTCATGGCCACCGTGCCGCCGATGGGACGCAGCCATTTCTTCGCCTTGTACACCGTGGTGACAAGTCTTGTGCTCGGGGTGTTCCCAGTCCTTTGGGGCATCCTGTTGGATACGCTGGCGGGTTGGGAAGCCTCGTGGTCGCAATGGCAGTGGAACCAGTACAGCGTGTCGTACGCCGCCGCGGCTATTATTACGGTTGTGGCGTTGGTGTTTCGCAACCGGCTGTCCGAGCCGCGCGCCATGACGACGGACGCGTTTCTTCGGGAACTATTCATCGAAACCCCCAGCCGCGCTGTCAGCCGCCTTCTGGCGCGCCGTCCGCCTTCATGA
- the hisH gene encoding imidazole glycerol phosphate synthase subunit HisH — protein sequence MIALVDYGMGNLRSVEKALARVGADVRIVSDRKSVLAADALVLPGVGAFGDCMANLNKIGLVEAISEFIATKRPFLGICLGFQALFESSEEAPGVKGFALFPGTVPRFAVNGLKVPHMGWNQLRVRQGDCPLLKDVADGSYVYFVHSYYCKPNNASAVCGTTDYGIEFCSMLWAGNVFATQFHPEKSQAVGLKMLENFVRLGKGQS from the coding sequence ATGATCGCACTCGTTGATTACGGGATGGGCAACCTGCGCAGCGTCGAGAAGGCGCTGGCGCGGGTGGGGGCTGACGTTCGCATCGTGAGCGACCGCAAGTCGGTGCTGGCGGCCGACGCGCTGGTGCTTCCCGGTGTCGGAGCGTTCGGCGATTGCATGGCCAACCTGAATAAGATCGGGTTGGTCGAGGCCATCAGCGAATTCATCGCGACGAAACGCCCGTTCCTCGGCATCTGCCTCGGATTCCAGGCGCTCTTCGAATCCAGCGAGGAAGCGCCGGGCGTCAAAGGGTTCGCACTTTTTCCGGGCACCGTACCGCGCTTTGCGGTGAATGGGCTTAAAGTTCCGCACATGGGTTGGAACCAACTTCGCGTTCGGCAGGGCGATTGTCCTCTATTGAAAGATGTGGCGGATGGCAGCTATGTGTACTTCGTCCACAGCTATTATTGTAAGCCGAACAATGCGTCGGCTGTCTGCGGTACGACTGACTACGGCATCGAGTTTTGCTCCATGCTTTGGGCCGGGAATGTGTTCGCGACGCAGTTTCACCCGGAAAAATCGCAGGCGGTAGGTTTGAAGATGCTGGAGAATTTTGTGCGATTGGGGAAGGGCCAGTCTTGA
- the hisA gene encoding 1-(5-phosphoribosyl)-5-[(5-phosphoribosylamino)methylideneamino]imidazole-4-carboxamide isomerase, translated as MSRPFLIYPAIDLKGGKVVRLQQGRADAVTVYSDDPAAVARRWENEGARYLHVVDLDGAFEGEPRNWDCVRTILKTIQIPVQLGGGMRTQAQIEEAMKMGVTRVVIGTKACESPEFVRTLAMDFGARVAVGIDARDGFVAVKGWVERTELSAVDFARQIDQLGVKHIICTDIATDGTLMGPNYSAIRGVCAAVKCFVIASGGVSTTDDVRQLQSMTEECRNLTGVIIGKALYDGRIDLKQIEA; from the coding sequence TTGAGCCGACCTTTTCTCATTTATCCGGCCATCGACCTGAAGGGTGGCAAGGTGGTGCGCCTGCAGCAGGGGCGCGCCGATGCGGTGACCGTTTACAGTGATGACCCGGCGGCGGTTGCCCGGCGCTGGGAAAACGAAGGGGCGCGCTACCTGCATGTCGTCGATCTTGACGGGGCCTTCGAAGGCGAACCGCGGAACTGGGACTGTGTACGAACGATCCTCAAAACCATTCAGATTCCCGTTCAACTCGGCGGCGGGATGCGCACGCAAGCGCAAATTGAGGAAGCCATGAAGATGGGCGTCACGCGCGTGGTCATTGGCACCAAGGCGTGCGAGTCGCCTGAATTCGTGCGGACGCTCGCGATGGATTTCGGTGCGCGTGTAGCCGTGGGTATCGATGCGCGGGACGGGTTTGTGGCTGTCAAGGGCTGGGTGGAACGCACGGAGCTGTCAGCGGTGGATTTTGCCCGGCAGATTGACCAACTCGGAGTGAAACACATCATTTGCACGGATATCGCCACCGATGGAACGCTGATGGGGCCGAATTACAGTGCAATCCGGGGCGTGTGCGCTGCCGTGAAGTGCTTCGTGATTGCCAGCGGCGGCGTGAGTACGACCGACGACGTTCGCCAACTCCAGAGCATGACAGAGGAATGCCGCAATCTTACCGGGGTAATTATCGGCAAAGCCCTCTACGACGGGCGCATCGACCTGAAGCAGATCGAGGCCTAA
- a CDS encoding TMEM14 family protein produces MQNTAIEIWVYGVIMILGGIMGFVKVGSKASLISGVGMGLALLASGFGVWRGSGDSLAVALVIAALLVVIFAIRYAKTRRFMPGGMLAVLSLAAVVVFGLAWKK; encoded by the coding sequence ATGCAAAACACCGCGATTGAGATTTGGGTTTATGGCGTGATCATGATTCTCGGGGGCATCATGGGATTCGTCAAAGTGGGGAGCAAAGCATCGCTAATATCGGGGGTGGGCATGGGGTTGGCTTTGCTGGCCAGCGGTTTTGGCGTTTGGCGTGGTTCGGGCGATAGTCTCGCGGTGGCGCTGGTCATTGCGGCGTTGCTCGTGGTGATTTTCGCGATTCGTTACGCAAAGACACGGCGGTTCATGCCCGGCGGGATGTTGGCGGTCTTGAGCCTGGCAGCCGTCGTGGTCTTCGGGTTGGCGTGGAAGAAGTAG
- a CDS encoding ATP-dependent helicase → MTQEYILKPATGARDLHIDYRAELNDQQFEAVTATGADGSVNSGPMLVIAGAGSGKTRTLTYRVAWLVEHGVPPGRILLLTFTNKAAKEMLRRVENLLPTDISAIWGGTFHHIGNRILRRHAKLLGFGNDFTILDREDSKDMLDACVAEAGIDTKQERFPKGDVLADIYSLAVNTDRSVEKVLVDQYDYFSHLAGPINTLRNVYRERKLKANAMDYDDLLVNTLRLFQEHGEVAERYREQFLHVLVDEYQDTNKIQAELIDAVAMQHRNLMVVGDDAQSIYSWRGANYRNILGFPTRYPSARTFKIEVNYRSVPSILKLANEAIKANVHQFAKVLTAVRDGGAKPWLIPCPDSNQQSLFVAQRILELRDEGVALNEIAVLYRAHYHAMELQMELTRRNIPYVITSGLRFFEQAHVKDVSSFLKVAINPHDEMAFKRIIKLLAGVGARTADKLWEKFHPLLAEGKPLLHTSESIPKKAVEDWKKAAQALNEIRKLEPKRAAEMIEKVVDTFYASYLKVKYPNARTREEDLHQLASFGMQFESLDDFLSQLALLTNIEADDASLLKSNDQEYVRLSTVHQAKGQEWKAVFVVGLCDGMFPLARSIDNLEGLEEERRLFYVAVTRAKDELYLTFPLFRMTGGDTGGFQRPSRFIAELPKTHYQEFSIRHQHGEW, encoded by the coding sequence ATGACGCAAGAGTATATCCTGAAACCCGCGACAGGCGCGCGGGACCTCCATATTGATTACCGGGCGGAACTGAACGACCAACAGTTCGAGGCCGTGACGGCCACGGGCGCTGACGGCAGCGTCAATTCCGGCCCGATGCTGGTCATCGCCGGCGCGGGGAGCGGCAAGACGCGGACACTCACGTACCGCGTGGCGTGGCTCGTGGAGCACGGCGTGCCGCCGGGGCGGATCTTGTTGCTGACATTCACCAACAAGGCCGCCAAGGAAATGCTGCGGCGCGTCGAGAACCTGTTGCCAACCGATATCTCCGCGATCTGGGGCGGGACGTTCCATCATATCGGCAATCGCATCCTGCGCCGCCATGCCAAGCTGCTGGGGTTCGGCAATGATTTCACGATCCTTGATCGAGAAGACTCGAAGGATATGCTCGACGCGTGTGTTGCCGAGGCCGGCATCGACACGAAGCAGGAGCGGTTCCCGAAAGGCGACGTGCTGGCGGACATCTATTCGCTGGCGGTGAACACTGACCGTTCTGTTGAAAAAGTGCTGGTCGACCAATACGATTACTTTTCACATCTCGCGGGGCCGATCAATACGTTGCGCAACGTTTATCGCGAACGCAAGCTCAAGGCCAACGCGATGGATTACGATGACCTGCTCGTGAACACGCTGCGGCTGTTCCAGGAGCACGGCGAGGTCGCCGAACGCTATCGCGAACAGTTCCTGCATGTTCTGGTGGACGAATACCAGGACACGAACAAGATCCAGGCGGAGTTGATCGACGCCGTCGCGATGCAGCATCGCAACTTGATGGTCGTGGGCGATGATGCGCAATCGATCTATTCCTGGCGCGGCGCCAACTACCGCAACATCCTCGGATTCCCGACGCGCTACCCGAGCGCGCGCACGTTCAAGATCGAGGTCAATTACCGCAGCGTGCCGAGCATCCTCAAGCTGGCTAACGAAGCGATCAAGGCCAACGTCCACCAGTTCGCCAAGGTCCTCACCGCGGTGCGCGACGGTGGCGCGAAGCCGTGGTTGATCCCCTGTCCCGACAGCAACCAGCAATCACTATTCGTCGCCCAACGCATTCTTGAATTGCGCGACGAAGGCGTGGCGCTCAACGAGATCGCGGTGCTGTACCGCGCGCATTACCATGCGATGGAATTGCAGATGGAACTGACGCGCCGCAACATCCCATACGTCATCACCAGCGGCCTGCGGTTCTTCGAGCAGGCGCACGTGAAGGATGTGAGCAGCTTCCTCAAGGTGGCGATCAATCCTCACGACGAGATGGCCTTCAAGCGGATCATCAAATTGCTTGCGGGCGTCGGCGCGAGGACCGCGGACAAACTCTGGGAGAAGTTTCATCCGCTGCTCGCCGAGGGCAAACCGTTGCTGCACACGAGCGAGTCGATCCCCAAGAAGGCGGTCGAGGACTGGAAGAAAGCCGCGCAGGCGTTAAATGAGATTCGCAAACTGGAGCCGAAACGCGCCGCGGAGATGATCGAGAAGGTCGTGGACACCTTCTACGCAAGCTATCTCAAGGTGAAATATCCGAATGCCCGGACGCGCGAGGAAGATTTGCATCAACTCGCCTCGTTCGGGATGCAATTTGAGAGCCTCGATGATTTCCTGAGCCAGTTGGCGCTGTTGACGAACATCGAGGCCGACGACGCTTCGCTTTTAAAAAGCAACGACCAGGAGTACGTTCGCCTCAGTACCGTGCACCAGGCGAAAGGGCAGGAGTGGAAAGCGGTATTCGTCGTCGGCCTGTGCGACGGAATGTTCCCGCTTGCTCGCTCGATTGACAATCTTGAGGGCCTCGAAGAAGAGCGGCGATTGTTCTACGTGGCCGTCACGCGCGCCAAGGATGAATTGTATCTCACATTTCCACTGTTCCGTATGACCGGCGGCGACACCGGCGGCTTCCAACGTCCCTCCCGCTTCATCGCCGAACTGCCGAAGACGCACTACCAGGAATTCTCCATTCGGCATCAGCATGGGGAGTGGTAG
- a CDS encoding DUF2007 domain-containing protein: protein MITVARYGDVNEALQLKMALEASGIKAFVPDELTATNAPYRFLTDPSGVRVQVADEDAETARQMISDQVKAG from the coding sequence ATGATAACAGTGGCCAGATACGGAGACGTAAACGAAGCTCTTCAACTGAAGATGGCGTTGGAGGCCAGCGGCATTAAAGCATTCGTACCCGACGAACTCACGGCAACCAACGCTCCGTATCGTTTCCTGACCGATCCGAGTGGTGTCCGGGTTCAAGTGGCGGACGAAGACGCAGAAACCGCGCGGCAGATGATCAGCGATCAGGTGAAGGCCGGCTGA
- a CDS encoding GNAT family N-acetyltransferase, with protein MEHFHLTTDLISKVDEVEFRYTQDRMNVIRDFRKEPGCVRYIERENLRGVMFPGVPNPFFNRILLSGIVSPRVLGEALDAYRAMGAPLDIEISPGAVNEGMAKLLQTRGFVHTKFLPVFLKPVRELTTRQSDSLVVKQVSSLDELKYFQELYVSGHKIDPGFASTLKIYIAGWNKLSDWRLYIAYLGEQPIGCAVLYTKNSVAYLADATTPEGFRGKGAQTALLLARFKEAKTLGADLMFSRADFGSISQRNMEKQDLRVSYMRAFWMKL; from the coding sequence ATGGAACACTTCCACTTAACCACAGACCTTATTTCGAAGGTGGATGAAGTCGAATTCCGCTACACGCAAGACCGGATGAATGTGATTCGGGACTTTAGAAAAGAACCCGGATGCGTGCGATATATCGAGAGGGAGAACCTGAGAGGGGTCATGTTCCCGGGTGTGCCGAATCCCTTTTTTAATCGTATTCTTCTTTCCGGCATTGTTTCTCCACGTGTTCTCGGAGAGGCACTCGATGCTTATCGAGCAATGGGAGCGCCTCTGGATATTGAAATCAGCCCCGGAGCGGTCAATGAGGGAATGGCAAAGCTTCTTCAGACGCGTGGCTTCGTCCATACCAAGTTTCTTCCGGTGTTTCTGAAACCCGTGCGTGAACTAACGACGCGACAATCCGACAGCCTGGTGGTAAAGCAGGTATCGTCCCTGGATGAGCTAAAATATTTCCAAGAACTGTATGTGAGCGGCCACAAGATCGATCCCGGCTTTGCCTCGACTCTAAAAATCTATATTGCGGGTTGGAATAAGCTTTCTGACTGGCGGCTCTACATTGCTTATTTGGGAGAGCAACCCATCGGCTGCGCAGTCCTTTATACGAAAAACTCGGTCGCCTATCTTGCGGATGCAACAACACCGGAAGGATTTCGCGGAAAAGGCGCGCAGACGGCGCTTCTGCTTGCACGATTCAAGGAAGCCAAAACGCTGGGCGCGGATCTCATGTTCTCGAGGGCAGACTTTGGTTCGATCAGCCAGAGGAACATGGAGAAACAGGATCTTCGCGTCTCTTACATGAGAGCGTTTTGGATGAAGCTATGA